A stretch of Schistocerca cancellata isolate TAMUIC-IGC-003103 chromosome 3, iqSchCanc2.1, whole genome shotgun sequence DNA encodes these proteins:
- the LOC126176640 gene encoding piggyBac transposable element-derived protein 4-like, whose product MSSLLDTAGDALSEEQSCVDNILGENDFVNMLLDSLSGDENRESEVQEIFTYFFSKEVMKKIIDDSVPYSISKDPSKALDITDDDLRKFLGICVLTPVCKYSNIRHYWDKTVGVDMIKKALSLNMFEKNRANLHFNDNSKQVLNKEAGGYDKLYKLRPVLDEVGKKFLSVPMEECLSIDEQMCATRARHRLKQYIPQKPHKWGCKLSVLCGVSGFAYKFEIYTGAENELKDRLHREPDLGASGNTVVRLCREIPRRVFHKVYFNNYYTSLPLVSYLTEQVPECKEKWRNLRMVFVQNLKPPPSGSGPKTKNSFYLTQAK is encoded by the exons ATGTCATCTTTATTGGACACAGCTGGAGATGCTTTATCTGAAGAGCAGTCTTGTGTTGACAATATTCTTGGTGAAAATGACTTTGTGAACATGTTGCTTGATAGCTTATCAGGTGATGAGAATAGAGAATCTGAAGTTCAAGAA ATTTTCACGTACTTTTTTAGCAAGGAagtaatgaagaaaattattgatGATAGTGTTCCTTACAGTATTTCGAAGGACCCAAGCAAAGCACTGGATATAACAGATGATGATCTACGTAAGTTCCTTGGAATCTGTGTTCTTACTCCTGTGTGCAAATACTCTAACATAAGACATTATTGGGACAAGACAGTTGGTGTGGATATGATAAAAAAAgctttgtcattgaacatgtttgaAAAAAATCGAGCTAATTTACATTTCAATGACAACTCAAAGCAAGTACTGAATAAAGAAGCTGGCGGATATGATAAGCTGTACAAATTGCGTCCAGTTCTTGATGAAGTTGGGAAGAAGTTTCTTTCTGTTCCTATGGAAGAATGTTTATCAATTGATGAGCAGATGTGCGCCACTAGGGCTAGACATCGCCTAAAGCAGTATATACCTCAGAAACCTCATAAATGGGGCTGTAAATTATCTGTTCTCTGTGGTGTGTCTGGATTTGCCTATAAATTCGAAATATACACTGGAGCTGAAAATGAGTTGAAAGACAGACTTCATCGTGAACCAGACTTGGGAGCTAGTGGAAATACAGTTGTCCGACTGTGCAGAGAGATTCCAAGACGTGTGTTTCACAAAGTGTACTTCAACAATTACTACACCAGCCTTCCACTAGTTTCATACTTGACTGAGCAAG TGCCTGAATGCAAAGAGAAGTGGAGGAATTTACGAATGGTCTTTGTGCAGAACCTCAAACCTCCTCCAAGTGGCAGTGGGCCAAAGACAAAGAATTCTTTTTATTTGACGCAAGCAAAGTAG